One window from the genome of Acinetobacter sp. ANC 7912 encodes:
- a CDS encoding glycosyltransferase family 2 protein, giving the protein MHTPDLSIVIPLDFHRRSWDLYRRVKGFVAAFAGQPVQLIFGCNAAPQFWVKCLQRLIAPHANIQLCLVEAEASSLAKLRNAAIAAVKTPYVLFLDVDIVPDQQLVNLAYQQVIHQPQQIGMFPCLYLSKSGSKLISKYSAAEFKQHYYDFRRDLVLHLAFPSSIVLTDLASVREIGGFDEQFVGHGYEDFDFMLRLFQHKGLIEYSADILVDEPYLAPLMSVGLRAVLAKPFLDSLIQSVYFLHNFHKKDKEDYYYKKRANNKDLFINKYENFKYEKLHFNKLTLLNCFFNEVIEEKNSPKYAVLWAEIKGYRLREPYTIY; this is encoded by the coding sequence GTGCACACACCTGATTTATCGATTGTTATTCCGCTTGATTTTCATCGCCGTAGTTGGGATCTCTATCGTCGTGTGAAAGGTTTCGTTGCTGCCTTTGCAGGTCAACCGGTGCAGCTCATTTTTGGTTGTAATGCTGCACCACAATTTTGGGTTAAATGTTTACAGCGTTTAATTGCTCCACATGCCAATATTCAGCTCTGTTTGGTCGAAGCCGAAGCCAGTAGTTTAGCTAAACTTAGAAATGCTGCTATTGCTGCCGTTAAGACGCCCTATGTGTTGTTTTTAGATGTCGATATCGTGCCCGACCAGCAGTTGGTCAATCTTGCCTATCAACAGGTCATCCATCAGCCGCAACAAATTGGGATGTTTCCATGTTTGTACTTGTCTAAATCCGGCAGTAAGCTCATTTCTAAATATTCTGCTGCTGAATTTAAACAGCATTATTATGATTTTCGCCGTGATTTGGTTTTACACCTTGCTTTTCCTTCTTCTATTGTACTAACTGATCTTGCCAGTGTGCGTGAGATTGGTGGTTTTGATGAGCAGTTTGTTGGACATGGTTATGAAGATTTTGATTTCATGCTGCGCTTATTTCAGCATAAAGGCTTAATCGAGTATTCAGCTGATATTTTAGTCGATGAGCCGTATTTAGCGCCATTAATGAGTGTGGGTTTACGTGCTGTGTTGGCTAAGCCTTTTTTAGACAGTTTGATTCAGTCTGTTTATTTTTTGCATAATTTTCATAAGAAAGATAAAGAAGATTATTATTATAAAAAGCGAGCTAATAACAAAGATTTATTTATCAATAAATATGAAAATTTTAAATATGAAAAACTTCACTTCAATAAGCTTACTTTATTAAATTGTTTTTTTAATGAGGTGATTGAAGAAAAAAATAGCCCAAAGTATGCAGTGCTTTGGGCAGAGATTAAAGGTTATAGATTAAGAGAGCCCTATACAATTTATTGA
- a CDS encoding glycosyltransferase yields the protein MKKLRILSILDDFTYNTLKPESDVELLSQKPFWYRLSQKIDFLLVESAWRGNNDVWRHKVAHYPNHPQRNNNALKKLVYWCKDHNIPTIFWNKEDPYHYDQFIESAKLFDYIFTTDANSIARYIKDAPNSVAAVAPFFIQPQMHFSTSEAPLKRSVFMGTYQSNMHDQRTQWQDQIFLAAAPYGLDLFNRHTNPSMEYTFPYYDGDVNYYPPVPYPETPATYRRYQQVLNVNTITDSPTMFSRRLIEVMACGRLVISNPSQAIDHLFQDMCIQVDDFEAAQALFSQLQSGYTAEQQEMVAYAHTHVQQHYTAKTWLKSILQTCNVDHPYLES from the coding sequence ATGAAGAAATTACGTATACTCAGTATTCTAGATGATTTCACCTACAATACATTAAAACCAGAATCGGATGTAGAGCTATTAAGTCAAAAGCCCTTTTGGTACCGTTTAAGCCAAAAAATTGACTTCTTACTTGTAGAATCGGCCTGGCGTGGAAACAATGATGTCTGGCGGCATAAAGTTGCTCATTACCCCAACCATCCTCAACGCAATAATAATGCTTTGAAAAAATTAGTTTATTGGTGTAAAGACCATAATATTCCAACTATTTTTTGGAACAAGGAAGACCCTTATCACTATGATCAGTTTATAGAGTCTGCCAAATTATTCGATTATATTTTCACGACAGATGCAAACAGTATAGCTCGTTATATAAAAGATGCCCCAAACAGTGTCGCTGCTGTTGCGCCGTTTTTTATTCAGCCGCAGATGCATTTTTCAACTTCAGAAGCCCCATTAAAACGCAGTGTGTTTATGGGTACTTATCAGAGCAATATGCATGATCAACGCACCCAATGGCAGGATCAGATTTTTTTAGCTGCCGCACCGTATGGCCTGGATCTGTTTAATCGTCATACCAACCCCTCTATGGAATATACGTTCCCCTATTACGATGGGGATGTAAACTATTATCCGCCTGTACCTTATCCAGAAACACCGGCCACCTATCGCCGTTATCAGCAAGTGTTAAATGTGAACACCATTACCGACTCTCCGACCATGTTTTCACGGCGTTTGATTGAGGTGATGGCCTGTGGTCGTTTGGTGATTTCTAATCCAAGTCAGGCCATTGATCATTTATTTCAAGACATGTGTATTCAGGTGGATGATTTCGAAGCGGCACAAGCGCTGTTTTCTCAGTTACAGTCCGGTTATACTGCCGAGCAGCAAGAGATGGTCGCCTATGCCCATACCCATGTACAGCAGCATTACACTGCAAAGACCTGGCTGAAATCGATCTTGCAAACCTGTAATGTAGATCATCCTTATTTGGAAAGCTGA
- a CDS encoding ATP-grasp domain-containing protein: MINYLNYNFLSKLNIYGNALARYTIPYYALSRGLKVTFLNISTDKKLEKYFKVEGNGGFYRISDERGTTHTFNYSKLLQQNQDKSIKKYSKDNLNNFLDKLGINHPHSIKFKPNTPLNIIQELLPPFPLVVKPINGSMGKGVHANLNTIEELQGAIISQKTDFLVENYITGDEFRIYTVGGIARAACKREFPHVIGNGKDKIEKLIENKNTVKQKMRIQTIRINDDLINQLNNQNLTLDYIPSEKEKIILSFKRGRSSGGDIEQNLSLLKPETIEKLEKFAKSIPEFYVLGIDCIINQDDVFILEVNFRPQITSALMPDTGNSIDLPKIIIDNIFKFDKEKQISPINFKKVLKYVENTTLPWEEITIKNEDIQIKLKSDEYWF, translated from the coding sequence ATGATTAATTATTTAAACTACAATTTTTTGAGTAAATTAAACATATATGGAAATGCTTTAGCAAGATATACTATTCCATATTATGCTCTATCCCGTGGACTAAAAGTAACTTTTTTGAATATCTCAACGGATAAAAAGCTAGAAAAATATTTCAAAGTAGAGGGAAATGGAGGCTTCTACAGAATTTCTGATGAAAGAGGAACTACACATACTTTCAATTATTCTAAACTTCTTCAACAAAATCAGGATAAAAGTATAAAAAAATATAGTAAAGATAATTTAAATAATTTTTTAGATAAACTAGGTATTAATCATCCTCATAGTATTAAATTCAAGCCCAATACACCTTTAAACATAATTCAAGAACTTTTACCACCTTTTCCACTAGTTGTAAAACCAATTAATGGATCTATGGGAAAAGGTGTACATGCAAACCTTAATACGATAGAAGAATTACAGGGAGCAATTATATCCCAAAAAACAGATTTTCTTGTTGAAAATTACATTACAGGTGATGAGTTTAGAATTTATACAGTTGGTGGTATAGCCCGTGCAGCTTGCAAACGAGAATTTCCACATGTTATCGGAAATGGAAAAGACAAGATAGAAAAATTAATAGAAAATAAAAATACAGTAAAACAAAAAATGAGAATTCAGACTATAAGAATAAATGACGATCTTATCAATCAATTAAATAATCAAAATTTGACTTTAGACTATATTCCATCAGAAAAAGAAAAAATTATATTAAGTTTCAAACGTGGTAGATCATCTGGCGGAGATATAGAACAAAATCTTTCGCTTCTAAAACCAGAAACCATAGAGAAATTAGAGAAATTTGCCAAATCAATTCCAGAATTTTATGTTCTTGGTATTGACTGCATTATAAATCAAGATGACGTTTTTATATTGGAAGTGAATTTTAGACCACAAATTACAAGTGCTTTAATGCCAGACACAGGCAATAGTATTGATTTACCCAAAATTATCATAGATAACATATTTAAATTTGATAAAGAAAAACAAATATCTCCTATTAATTTTAAAAAAGTTTTAAAATATGTAGAAAATACCACCCTTCCATGGGAAGAAATTACTATTAAAAATGAAGATATTCAGATTAAGTTAAAATCCGATGAATACTGGTTCTAA
- a CDS encoding capsule biosynthesis protein has protein sequence MSVHVNNLLLSDRVLLLQGPMGSFFSTFANWLKSNGVQCFKVNFNGGDQFDARHFEYSFDYTGTYADFAQWIEHLILTHEIDAVVCFGDCRKYHQTAKKIAAKNKVKFFVFEEGYIRPNYITFEQDGVNFFSKFLTHFQTTTVKTSRVNKQVETIHSSTSLRVFSVIAYYFFMLIFCWKYRHYKHHRQMSVWTELYYWIWAGIRRLKNSCFESRKFNHFIRHHQKRYFVFALQVHNDFQIRTHSELKCMKKYIQLVIEDFADHADPYHHLVLKHHPMDRGYRNYARLIRRLAKKHGVEGRIHYFCDIHLPTLLKHSLGFVAVNSTTGIQALYHQIPVKVLGHALYNLPKLTNQRPLSKFWRNPGKVDQVYFKKFRERLIDYSQLNGSFYGESPWMEQYSIESSTITQPVKAALEERVNIGS, from the coding sequence ATGTCTGTACATGTAAATAATTTACTACTTTCAGACAGGGTCTTGTTGTTGCAGGGCCCTATGGGCAGTTTTTTTTCTACTTTTGCCAACTGGCTAAAGTCCAATGGCGTTCAATGCTTTAAGGTGAATTTCAATGGTGGCGATCAGTTTGATGCGCGTCATTTTGAATATAGCTTTGACTATACGGGCACTTATGCGGATTTTGCCCAATGGATTGAGCACCTCATATTAACTCATGAGATTGATGCTGTCGTGTGTTTTGGCGACTGCCGTAAGTATCATCAGACCGCGAAAAAAATAGCAGCAAAAAATAAAGTGAAGTTTTTTGTCTTTGAAGAAGGCTATATTCGTCCGAACTATATTACCTTTGAGCAAGATGGCGTTAATTTCTTTTCAAAATTTTTAACTCATTTCCAAACGACGACTGTAAAAACCTCCCGGGTAAATAAGCAGGTTGAAACTATTCATAGCAGTACAAGTCTTAGAGTATTCAGTGTTATTGCCTATTACTTTTTTATGCTGATCTTTTGCTGGAAATATCGGCATTATAAACACCATCGGCAAATGAGTGTCTGGACAGAACTTTATTATTGGATCTGGGCGGGAATTCGCCGCTTAAAGAATTCCTGCTTTGAAAGCCGTAAATTTAATCATTTTATTCGTCACCATCAAAAACGCTATTTTGTATTTGCCTTACAGGTACATAATGATTTCCAGATCAGGACGCATTCTGAACTGAAATGTATGAAAAAATATATTCAGCTGGTGATAGAGGATTTTGCTGATCATGCTGATCCATATCATCATTTGGTATTAAAGCATCATCCTATGGATCGTGGCTATCGTAATTATGCAAGATTAATTCGTAGATTAGCGAAAAAACATGGAGTAGAAGGGCGTATCCATTATTTTTGTGATATTCATCTACCGACTTTATTAAAGCATAGTTTAGGTTTTGTTGCGGTAAATAGTACAACCGGTATCCAGGCTTTATATCATCAGATTCCTGTAAAAGTATTAGGACATGCTTTATATAATTTACCTAAACTGACGAATCAGCGCCCATTGTCAAAATTCTGGCGTAACCCAGGTAAAGTTGATCAGGTGTATTTTAAAAAATTCCGGGAAAGGTTGATTGATTACTCCCAACTCAATGGTTCTTTTTATGGAGAATCACCTTGGATGGAGCAATATAGTATTGAATCTTCTACTATTACCCAGCCAGTGAAGGCTGCTTTAGAAGAGCGGGTGAACATTGGTTCATAA
- a CDS encoding capsular polysaccharide biosynthesis protein has product MQVYPVDFRYESFSCGWGRKKSFFKAQALAEQKGLKALCLEDGFVRSLGLGKDGYPPLSLVVDETGIYFDALQSSDLENLILKDENVRDNLRAQHAIDQILKYGITKYNQKFQTIDLCKFDQKSTHILVIDQTFGDQSIKYAGATPDTFKSMLRQACIDHPDATIWVKTHPDVLAGKAQAHFAQEDFNHPNIRLLTEHYNPVELLQQMDEVYVVSSQLGFEALLCGKKVHCFGVPWYAGWGLTNDAHAPLDILNGRRNRQKSLQHLFACAYFHYARYVNPLTGQRCELEDILELLIPNIEVQKRLESRYIAYGFSPWKKRFIPDFLGFPKLDLKFQRYLKPRKSEHVLAWGKKARQLKDKQYNHITTVEDGFIRSVGLGAKLIRPCSLVFDDVGIYYDATQPSRLEQLLNQVELNAQQAQRATRLQQMLIDLNISKYNVGEFKRLTRPEHPRVLLVVGQVEDDMSIQLGGVGIKTNLALLKEVRTRNPDSYIIYKPHPDVQTGLRVGGIPAAEILRYADQVELDASILECFEIVDELHTITSLSGFEALIRGLKVYCYGLPFYAGWGLTQDLYQSERRNKKISLEKLIYITLVEYPIYNLEVTKKMRIPVVRPEDVITSIKQQLDQAVKVNSHKKSILSPLYNLLKKLG; this is encoded by the coding sequence ATGCAAGTATATCCAGTTGACTTTCGGTATGAGAGTTTTAGCTGTGGATGGGGCCGTAAAAAAAGTTTCTTTAAAGCCCAAGCCTTAGCCGAACAAAAAGGTCTGAAAGCTCTTTGCTTGGAGGACGGCTTTGTCCGTTCTCTAGGTCTTGGTAAAGATGGTTATCCACCTCTGTCGCTTGTTGTTGATGAAACCGGTATTTATTTTGATGCCTTACAGTCTTCAGATCTAGAAAACCTCATTTTAAAAGATGAGAATGTTAGAGATAATCTTCGTGCCCAGCATGCCATCGACCAAATCTTAAAATATGGAATTACTAAATATAATCAAAAATTTCAAACAATAGATTTATGCAAGTTTGATCAAAAAAGCACACATATCTTAGTGATAGATCAAACCTTTGGTGATCAATCAATCAAATATGCAGGGGCTACTCCTGACACATTTAAAAGCATGTTAAGACAAGCCTGTATTGATCATCCAGATGCGACTATATGGGTAAAGACCCATCCTGATGTACTGGCCGGGAAAGCTCAAGCCCATTTTGCTCAAGAGGATTTCAATCATCCCAATATCCGGTTGCTCACGGAGCACTATAATCCTGTCGAGCTGCTGCAGCAGATGGACGAAGTGTATGTGGTGAGTTCTCAGCTTGGTTTTGAAGCACTGTTATGTGGAAAAAAAGTACATTGTTTCGGCGTGCCGTGGTATGCAGGCTGGGGGTTGACCAATGATGCTCATGCGCCTTTGGATATTCTGAATGGCCGCAGAAACCGGCAAAAAAGCTTGCAACACTTATTTGCCTGCGCCTATTTTCACTATGCCCGCTATGTAAATCCGCTCACCGGGCAACGTTGTGAATTGGAAGATATTCTAGAGCTGCTTATTCCCAATATTGAAGTACAAAAGAGATTAGAAAGTCGTTATATCGCTTATGGGTTTTCCCCTTGGAAAAAGCGCTTTATTCCGGATTTTTTAGGCTTTCCAAAACTGGATTTAAAATTCCAGCGTTATCTTAAACCGAGAAAGTCTGAACATGTGCTGGCCTGGGGCAAGAAGGCTCGACAGCTTAAAGATAAACAATACAATCACATTACTACAGTGGAAGATGGCTTTATCCGCTCCGTAGGACTGGGAGCAAAGCTGATTCGGCCATGTTCCCTGGTCTTTGATGATGTTGGAATTTATTACGATGCCACCCAACCTTCGCGTCTTGAACAACTCTTAAACCAGGTCGAGCTCAATGCCCAACAAGCGCAACGGGCCACACGCTTGCAACAGATGCTGATAGATCTGAATATTTCCAAATATAATGTAGGCGAATTTAAGCGTTTAACCAGACCTGAGCATCCACGGGTTTTATTGGTTGTAGGGCAGGTCGAAGATGATATGTCTATTCAGCTTGGTGGCGTGGGAATAAAAACCAACCTCGCGCTGTTAAAAGAAGTACGAACCAGAAATCCCGATAGCTATATTATCTATAAGCCGCATCCTGATGTGCAAACCGGTTTAAGGGTGGGCGGTATTCCTGCTGCCGAGATATTGCGTTATGCAGATCAGGTAGAGTTAGATGCTTCTATCCTTGAATGTTTTGAAATTGTAGATGAGCTACATACCATTACATCGCTCAGTGGTTTTGAAGCACTCATTAGAGGCTTGAAGGTATACTGTTATGGCTTACCTTTCTATGCGGGATGGGGGCTGACTCAAGATCTGTATCAATCAGAGCGACGTAACAAAAAAATTAGCCTTGAAAAACTAATTTATATTACGCTGGTAGAATATCCAATTTATAATTTAGAAGTGACAAAAAAAATGCGGATACCTGTAGTGCGTCCCGAAGATGTCATTACATCTATCAAGCAACAATTAGACCAAGCGGTAAAGGTAAACAGCCATAAAAAGAGTATACTGTCGCCTTTATATAATTTACTAAAAAAACTGGGTTAA